gagcttacacttaaaaaaatgtcaataattaagaaatgacgttgtattttgtccactgatgatattttcaattatgaaagctcatatttcacaaatatgagaaatatcatatgtataaaatcttttattaaaaagcttatgcgacgttttcattgttgtcgcttttcatTGCTACATTTACACTCTTTCAATGTCTGATCCATCGTGTCGTAGatctcatttttaaaaaaatcgaattttcctGGAGAAATGTCAAAATGGCGAGGTGCCCCGAGGCGCGGGGTATGAATAcaccaagaaatatttattaaaaataataagctgaCTTTACcatcaaataattatgaagacttCATTTAGTCAAATGAAATaaaacgaattaatttttacagaaaaattaGTTAGTTTATCGACAGAAAAcgactgtttgaattatttgaaatattcgaattatttgaatattcGATTTGAACACTATTCGCACACccctaatttttaattaaaataaaaaattgacagatgtctgcttattttagtatcattataaaaatttatttagcagATAGGGTAAAAGACACCACTAGTGGCGGGGACCCCATTATTGACACTTTAATTTTGGTACgtattcaattaatgaaatcattaatttcaataataaatatattgttcattgaatttttttcattgaaggaaaagtgccactaataggggttaaaggtgccactaatggagtcttttaccttatttgataattttaagaacttttgtaacaaataaattatggcaaaaaaaagttagcttatatctaaaaatttttagaattttttttattgaaaaaattattataaaatataaaaaaataatttaatttttaaaaaactttaaaaactataagtgcaatttttgaaaaacaatttttagttctaattttcataaattaaaaaaaaatcaaaaatatcggctataaaataaaatatttttcaaaaatagcacttatagtttttaaagtttttttacaaattacattttttttattgtttgtaataattttttcaataaaaaaaaaaaaaaaattctgaaaatttttagacgtcggttaacttaattttcatcagttaactatagtattataaaaaattgtcaactgctaattttaatgtcataaataattaaataaattaccaataaattaagtaGCAAATTATTATCAGATTTTCTTCCCAGCAAGATATATAATTGACCTTCCTTTAAATATCTCAGTGCGTAAAAATCTTTCTGATTCCATCCTTCAGGCAAAAATTCATGACCTTCTGTGTTCGGTTCAACTGTTTTCTGcaaaaatattagtttttaggttatgaattaatttataaattgtttacactaaaaataaataaaattagaagaaaaatttgattaattgacaataatttgtaaataCTTTACCTCATCACCGAGTCCAATGCATTTGAATCCCGTTTTTATGAAAAACCAATGAGTAAACAGAATCAGCACATCTTCCTTTTTAGTTAGCTGATTGTCTACCAATTTATTGAGCATCTCAAAACCGAAATATTCGGCGGTGTTCGCCatcgtttttatttacttataattaGGCGATCACGTTAAATTATTGGTGAATTTAAGACTTAACTTGATAAATAAACACCATAGTTTTTCACAATGTTATTAAGTCGCAATAGTCAGTTTTAAAACATGGACCAACATGGACGCCCGGTACTGCTTTAATTCACACGATGACTTTTAAAAACACAAGGAAggtatgattaatttttaattgagttTTCAATGAGTAATTTTGAGAGataagtgaatttttaaatggaattttgaattttttttatttatatcaaaatatttaagccaaaatgaatttttaaaaagttaattttgaaCCGCTTTATAATGGTGCTGTCATCTGacagaaattttataaaacaaaagagtagcaaatttttaaatttaaaagtttattataattattaattataaatatttttttttacaatgaaaattaagtttactgacatttaaaaatttttatgactttttttattgaaaaaataaaaaaaaaaattttatttgtaaaaaaactttaagtgaaatttttttgttccaatttaataagtaaaaaaaaattatttttatgtaagtAATTATGTTACAAAattagaatattaaaaaattatctgctAACATTTAACATTTAACAGATAGTTACCCAACTGAGTTTAAAGTACATATTAATTACTAgccgttacccgcccgcttcgcgtgGCGTACAATATACGCCAGGCgcgaaatagtatattacacacctagggaagtaaagtaagaaatgtctcagatcacatgtaattgttggccgaggcgaagccgaggtcaacaaacatgtgatctgaggctttcttatttacttcccgaggagtgtatactatttttttgtccgacgaaggcggaaagcggcaacttagtttagcgcagcgggacgaaagttgccactttccgcccggagggcaaaaaaatattaattttgttaatatacGTGtgcatttcataaaattcattctttacagctcaaaaactccaaaaaaatcaatctggccaagtttcaatcctttagctgctatagattaaaaggtacaatttcttttaattttacgcccacgcacggacatgtgggggtagaatttaatgaaatttatttttaacagctcaaaaacgccaaaaaagcattctggccatgtttcaaagtattaatagctatagattgaaatttacgaattttctcttaatttgacgcccacgcacgggcacgccaggggggtggaatgtcacagaattcgtttttaaaaaatttctaaatgtaatttgaaacattctgaccaagttttgaactattgaaagccataattgaaaaatatgaattttttttcgtgaacacccccgcaaccccccttgtgggtggaatttcgtgaaatccgttcttagctgacctctacttggcaaaaggaatattcctgccaACTTTCAAGTCTCTAagtcttatagttccagagatatcgtgatgagtgactatctatatctatagaaagtctcctatatatatatagataagcCGTTGAAAAGAGTTGAACATTGTAATTATCTTGGAATACACTTTGATAATCATATGAGATGGAACAACCATGCTCtggaattattcaaaaaactcaaatatttcacttttgtATTTTACAAACTGACAGGAATATTAAATCCACAAAccatgaaaataatatatcatGGGCTACTCGAAAgcataataaattatggtaTTATTGCCTGGGGAGGTGCATATGATAAGTCAATTAAAATCATCTCAAATATACAAAATAGATTACTAAGTAAATAATATCAACAACACTCCCCTTGGGATCAGAAAAACTTTCATTACCACTGCGTTATCTTTCTATTATCAAGATTGCATAAATCTATAGAgatttatagaatttatagaaatttataaatttatagaaataatttataaattataatttataaatttatagatttatcATTATagaatgataaaataacttgTACAAGACATAAACAACTGTCACTaccaaaaataagtaaaacaaTTTACACACAATGTGCTTATTATGTAgctttaaaatattacaataaattaccAATAGAGATGAAAACTTTGAATGATAAGAAGAaactaataaacaaaaaactgagagaatggataaaaatagataattagttaaaaatcgtgatattaatttaagtgttgcaacaatattacttataaaacttatataaATAACTAGCTTGCTAGGTTGATTTTCTTTTAGCTTGCACTGTATTAAGTATTACTATATTACTatcttatatattaatttaagagattgttgataataaaatatatttttgttaatatgtACTCTTTCTATGCACAGGTGCTATACGCACctctatagaatttttttttgtaacgagattaataaataaaataaaaataaaaaaattttaaatttaacttcttaaatttattttttatcaattgatGCCTGATCTTTAGTTTGgaagcaattaaaaattattattaattataaaaataaaaattaaattttataaataaagtaacgataataataacttaaaattatttaataattaatacctatattacaaaaatcattgattcatattttaagtaaaatactTCTCGATTTTATTCTCACATTATGtacaattattaatcaataataaattgtagtcTTCTTAATTCAGAGtatcaatttatcaaaattaaattatcatgtTTAGACTTACaagttttttctttaattagctAGAATTTGACATAATTTTTCTGATCCAAAAACATTTGGTTCATTAATCAAAACTATTATAGTcttcttaattattcttattatattacatCAAATTTCttgctaattaaaaaaatttttaattaacttccAAATAAatcagtatttattttaataattattatcatcatcggTATCAGAATCAGTTTCCTGTTCATAAGGATTCGGTGGTCTTACTGGTGAAGTTGATCCTTCAATTTCTTCTTCACTTTCATCAGCTTTTTTGTCTTTACCACTTAATGCGTATCGTCTCCAAGgatatctaaaataaaaaagtattacactatcaaaaattactcaaaaaaaaaaattatttctctatcagaaaaataattaaatcaataaaaatgattaatcaaactatcataataaaaaattaacataattttGCACTATCTTTACAATCAACTTgttccaaataaaaaatatcaatttaaagtaaaagacccagttattgacactggcctacttgtttgacacttgcaattttattctaattaaaaaaaataaaatgttctcataaaattaattatcttaaaatttattattcaaaaattatatttattaatttattagagttgatttatttttttttaactaaaataaaattgtaagtgtcaataactaggcccgtgtcaataactgggtcttttatctaaactaaaattttattaaattgttcttttataatttaaaacattctagttgtttaattatcaaataattcgCGTTcctaatgccaaaagggcgtattacAGCAGTTAGATAGGGTTttatgccaaaagggcgtataaaaaaaattttttttttccattcttTCTAGAATCGCTCGAAATGTAAAGatctgcagaaaaaaaaatttttgacgtactaacgccaaaagggcgtataaaaaacaatcaggatttttcaaaatttcgaaaaatagtCTTCAAAATTGTTCGGagaaaatttgtataaaaaaaattttttaaaagtcaacATTTTCGATGGTAGTGActtcaaattttcatcaaCTTGGACAGACCAATGATTAAAAAAgcatatgaattaaaaatttttccgcgTACTAAaatgttcatattttttataaatttctttttttttttcagacgaAAATGTAAAAGATGCACGTATAGAAGGTGCAGGAATTGTACCCCAATAAACTTTCCGTATTTTGATATTAGTTTtttctagtattttttaacttcgaattattataataatttcttgcCCGCAATAGCTGCAATaaaagatatatatttttgtttaattgtatACTTTAAGCGCAAGTGTAGGTATGCTCTACTCGCCTAAAAATTCAAACCACCGATTTTGTTGCGTAAAATTGGTGTTAAAATCCATAATATGTATGCATAGAATGAAAAACACcttaacgggaagttaaaaattatacgcccttttggttttagatcactaaattttcagtgtactaaagccaaaagggcgtataacttgagacatacgcccttttggctttggaattttttttttcatttttaggctTAGAACATGTTTACAAAAGGATTggcaccaaaaaaaaaaaaattatacgcccttttggcattaggCACGCGAATTATTTAAgtctttaattatttgtatgaTTTATTGTTCACCAAAATCTTATATTTCTTACGTGATACTGttatataaaacatttttgtaTACTCCTTGCCATTATTCACCATTTGCCTTGGCATATATttccaattaaataaataaaatcaatattaaattaccTTTTCTTATGATCAAAACACTCTTCAATAAAAACATGTGAAACAATTTTAGCATGTCCTTGAAGCTGCTGATACTTAGGCGTGTTTTTAAAAGCACAAATCAAGTGCGTGCATTTATTATCCGTGGTATTAGGATCAGCAACATACTTAGCCCCCATCTTCAGAGCTTTTCTCCTGACTTCATCCCGCTGAGGATTAACATACCCACTTAACGAGAACCTGACATCATCTAGCAGCTTATAAAACTCTTTTTTAACTGTCTTAACTTCCTTAACCTTAGCTTTCTTCCTTGGCGGCGACTTATCAAGTTTCGGAGGTGGTAACTTCTTACAAACTTTGCAGAATTCATCAGGACTTCTCGAGCAGACATCACATTTATccttactaattataattaccttAGCCTTATCTTTAATAACTTTCCCTCCATCAACCTTTGAAGTAGAAGCTCTATCAACTTTCTTCTTATCATTTACTTGCTTAGGAGTTTTCTTCACCTCAGGCGGAATGACATCACCAAAAGGCGTTCTAGCAACATCAGTCAACCTTCCATTgtcataattatgattaacATTACTAAACATACTGctgttattattactattactatcaGAATTACCAGAACTAggctcagaattattttttttaccaaaaaccTCGTCGCTCTTACCAGCCTCAAGTTTTTCCAACAGCGGCCTCTTCCTTGGTTTTTTTTCCTCGCTCTCCTGCCGCTTGTTAAAATTACTCAGCCGagtttccttcattttctccAACAAGCTGTCTTTGTAGCTCTTCTGCTTGTCAGGCAGCAGTTTCATGAACCGTtccttgaaatttagcatcgAATCGCTTTCAGAGTCCTCAGACTTGAGCTTGAACCTCCCAAAGACGTCTATACCTGTATCTAGGATGACTTCCGTGCGCAGGGTGATGAAACTCAGGCCAAAAAGCTCCCTTAAATTAGCAGACTGCAAGCACGTGACTTTCACTCTGTCAAATTTAGTCTTGATAGCTTCAGCCTTGAGCTCTTTTTTTGTAAACAACTGGACCTGGTCCTTGAACTTGCTATTGGCTGCCTCCTCGTGGGTCATAAACTGGTGATTC
The sequence above is drawn from the Cotesia glomerata isolate CgM1 linkage group LG4, MPM_Cglom_v2.3, whole genome shotgun sequence genome and encodes:
- the LOC123263454 gene encoding DNA repair protein XRCC1-like yields the protein MIIKLEKIISCSSEHPSYPASNLLHNPPPGPWKCAKPGERLSTVIFELPESSCIIGLDIGNYRSCVVIVDASTSQEPDNWVPLVNHQFMTHEEAANSKFKDQVQLFTKKELKAEAIKTKFDRVKVTCLQSANLRELFGLSFITLRTEVILDTGIDVFGRFKLKSEDSESDSMLNFKERFMKLLPDKQKSYKDSLLEKMKETRLSNFNKRQESEEKKPRKRPLLEKLEAGKSDEVFGKKNNSEPSSGNSDSNSNNNSSMFSNVNHNYDNGRLTDVARTPFGDVIPPEVKKTPKQVNDKKKVDRASTSKVDGGKVIKDKAKVIIISKDKCDVCSRSPDEFCKVCKKLPPPKLDKSPPRKKAKVKEVKTVKKEFYKLLDDVRFSLSGYVNPQRDEVRRKALKMGAKYVADPNTTDNKCTHLICAFKNTPKYQQLQGHAKIVSHVFIEECFDHKKRYPWRRYALSGKDKKADESEEEIEGSTSPVRPPNPYEQETDSDTDDDNNY